A single genomic interval of Lathyrus oleraceus cultivar Zhongwan6 chromosome 7, CAAS_Psat_ZW6_1.0, whole genome shotgun sequence harbors:
- the LOC127101391 gene encoding 2-carboxy-1,4-naphthoquinone phytyltransferase, chloroplastic isoform X2, whose product MAASTFCNLTHASLFLNNQLTYFKRCHLVSKRSKCSSTCMEKVLHRRFQLQTRQHYHLHVCCAGEAELSSSSGFEDVGQEDISMETLIWRAIKLPIYSVALVPLTVGSAAAYLHTGIFSAKCYFVLLASSVLVITWLNLSNDVYDFDTGVDKNKKESVVNMVGSRTGIFVVAYLCLALGFIGLTWAAVEAGNLRSVLFLSCAIICGYIYQCPPFRLSYQGLGEPLCFAAFGPFATTAFYLVQGSASVTNRFPLSGTVFSASILVGFTTSLILFCSHFHQVDGDKEVGKLSPLVRLGTERGAEVVKVAIFMLYALLVAFGLSRTLPLTCIFLCALTLPVGNLVVRFVQDNHKDKNKIFMAKYFCVRLHALFGTALAFGLVLARMVNNRILLR is encoded by the exons ATGGCTGCTTCTACGTTCTGTAACCTCACGCATGCTTCTCTTTTCCTTAACAACCAACTTACCTACTTCAAAAG GTGTCATTTAGTTTCCAAAAGGTCTAAATGTAGTAGTACTTGTATGGAAAAAGTCTTACATAGGAGATTTCAACTTCAAACAAGACAACACTACCACCTACATGTGTGTTGTGCAGGAGAAGCGGAATTGTCCTCTTCTTCTGGCTTTGAAGATGTTGGTCAGGAGGACATTTCAATGGAAACATTGATTTGGAGGGCTATCAAGTTGCCCATTTACTCTGTTGCTTTGGTCCCTCTCACT GTAGGAAGTGCAGCAGCTTATTTACATACAGGGATCTTCTCAGCTAAATGCTATTTTGTTCTCTTGGCTTCTTCGGTTCTTGTTATCACCTGGCTCAACTTAAG CAACGATGTTTATGATTTTGACACTGGAGTTGACAAGAACAAAAAGGAATCAGTTGTAAACATGGTCGGAAG CCGTACAGGAATCTTTGTTGTTGCTTACTTGTGCCTTGCTCTTGGCTTCATTGGCCTGACTTGGGCCGCTGTTGAGGCAGGAAACCTGCGTTCGGTGTTGTTCCTTTCATGTGCAATTATTTGTGGCTATATATATCAG TGTCCACCATTTCGGTTAAGCTATCAGGGACTGGGAGAGCCATTGTGTTTTGCAGCATTTGGTCCTTTTGCCACTACTGCTTTTTATTTAGTACAAGGCAGTGCAAG CGTGACGAACCGTTTCCCATTGAGTGGAACAGTTTTTTCAGCATCAATCCTTGTTGGCTTCACAACATCTCTTATCCTTTTTTGCAGTCATTTCCATCAG GTTGATGGAGACAAAGAAGTCGGAAAATTATCGCCTTTGGTTAGACTTGGCACTGAAAGAGGTGCAGAGGTAGTGAAGGTGGCAATCTTTATGCTCTATGCTCTTTTGGTTGCCTTTGGTCTAAGCAGAACACTTCCTCTCACTTGTATT TTCCTTTGTGCATTGACATTACCGGTCGGAAACCTGGTAGTTAGATTTGTCCAAGACAATCACAAG GATAAAAACAAGATCTTCATGGCCAAGTACTTTTGTGTGAGGTTGCATGCTTTGTTTGGTACTGCACTGGCTTTTGGGTTGGTATTGGCTAGAATGGTTAATAACAGGATACTACTCAGATGA
- the LOC127101391 gene encoding 2-carboxy-1,4-naphthoquinone phytyltransferase, chloroplastic isoform X1, which produces MAASTFCNLTHASLFLNNQLTYFKRCHLVSKRSKCSSTCMEKVLHRRFQLQTRQHYHLHVCCAGEAELSSSSGFEDVGQEDISMETLIWRAIKLPIYSVALVPLTVGSAAAYLHTGIFSAKCYFVLLASSVLVITWLNLSNDVYDFDTGVDKNKKESVVNMVGSRTGIFVVAYLCLALGFIGLTWAAVEAGNLRSVLFLSCAIICGYIYQCPPFRLSYQGLGEPLCFAAFGPFATTAFYLVQGSASSVTNRFPLSGTVFSASILVGFTTSLILFCSHFHQVDGDKEVGKLSPLVRLGTERGAEVVKVAIFMLYALLVAFGLSRTLPLTCIFLCALTLPVGNLVVRFVQDNHKDKNKIFMAKYFCVRLHALFGTALAFGLVLARMVNNRILLR; this is translated from the exons ATGGCTGCTTCTACGTTCTGTAACCTCACGCATGCTTCTCTTTTCCTTAACAACCAACTTACCTACTTCAAAAG GTGTCATTTAGTTTCCAAAAGGTCTAAATGTAGTAGTACTTGTATGGAAAAAGTCTTACATAGGAGATTTCAACTTCAAACAAGACAACACTACCACCTACATGTGTGTTGTGCAGGAGAAGCGGAATTGTCCTCTTCTTCTGGCTTTGAAGATGTTGGTCAGGAGGACATTTCAATGGAAACATTGATTTGGAGGGCTATCAAGTTGCCCATTTACTCTGTTGCTTTGGTCCCTCTCACT GTAGGAAGTGCAGCAGCTTATTTACATACAGGGATCTTCTCAGCTAAATGCTATTTTGTTCTCTTGGCTTCTTCGGTTCTTGTTATCACCTGGCTCAACTTAAG CAACGATGTTTATGATTTTGACACTGGAGTTGACAAGAACAAAAAGGAATCAGTTGTAAACATGGTCGGAAG CCGTACAGGAATCTTTGTTGTTGCTTACTTGTGCCTTGCTCTTGGCTTCATTGGCCTGACTTGGGCCGCTGTTGAGGCAGGAAACCTGCGTTCGGTGTTGTTCCTTTCATGTGCAATTATTTGTGGCTATATATATCAG TGTCCACCATTTCGGTTAAGCTATCAGGGACTGGGAGAGCCATTGTGTTTTGCAGCATTTGGTCCTTTTGCCACTACTGCTTTTTATTTAGTACAAGGCAGTGCAAG TAGCGTGACGAACCGTTTCCCATTGAGTGGAACAGTTTTTTCAGCATCAATCCTTGTTGGCTTCACAACATCTCTTATCCTTTTTTGCAGTCATTTCCATCAG GTTGATGGAGACAAAGAAGTCGGAAAATTATCGCCTTTGGTTAGACTTGGCACTGAAAGAGGTGCAGAGGTAGTGAAGGTGGCAATCTTTATGCTCTATGCTCTTTTGGTTGCCTTTGGTCTAAGCAGAACACTTCCTCTCACTTGTATT TTCCTTTGTGCATTGACATTACCGGTCGGAAACCTGGTAGTTAGATTTGTCCAAGACAATCACAAG GATAAAAACAAGATCTTCATGGCCAAGTACTTTTGTGTGAGGTTGCATGCTTTGTTTGGTACTGCACTGGCTTTTGGGTTGGTATTGGCTAGAATGGTTAATAACAGGATACTACTCAGATGA